A stretch of the Streptomyces sp. NBC_00078 genome encodes the following:
- a CDS encoding glycosyltransferase family 4 protein, translated as MTAEASQAGPQEDLAADGERPLHIALLTYKGNPFCGGQGVYVRHLSRELARLGHRVEVIGSQPYPVLDEGCPGLTLTELPSLDLYRSPDPFRTPRRDEYRDWIDAMEVATMWTGGFPEPLTFSLRARRHLRARRGEFDVVHDNQTLGYGLLGDVGAPLVTTIHHPITVDRQLELDAAENWRQRLSKRRWYAFTRMQKRVARRLPSVLTVSGTSRQEIVDHLGVRDDRIHVVHIGADTDLFSPDPTVPVVPGRIVTTSSADVPLKGLVFLVEALAKVRTEHAYAHLVVVGKRPTEGPVAQAIERYGLDGAVEFVKGISDAELVDLVRSAEVACVPSLYEGFSLPAAEAMATGTPLVATTGGAIPEVAGRDGETCLAVPPGDPGALAAGLSRLLGDPQLRVRLGRAGRERVLRHFTWARAAEGTVARYREAIAGPVGETPRRPAAPEPSVADQPTAVEELAAPHPESRATC; from the coding sequence GTGACCGCTGAGGCCAGTCAGGCGGGTCCCCAGGAGGACCTCGCCGCCGACGGCGAGCGACCGCTCCACATCGCACTCCTCACCTATAAAGGGAACCCGTTCTGCGGCGGCCAGGGCGTCTACGTCCGGCACCTCTCGCGCGAACTGGCCCGCCTCGGCCACCGCGTCGAGGTCATCGGCTCCCAGCCGTACCCCGTCCTCGACGAGGGCTGCCCGGGTCTCACCCTCACCGAGCTGCCGAGCCTCGACCTCTACCGCTCGCCCGACCCCTTCCGCACCCCGAGGCGCGACGAGTACCGCGACTGGATCGACGCGATGGAAGTCGCGACGATGTGGACCGGCGGCTTCCCCGAGCCGCTCACCTTCTCGCTGCGCGCCCGCCGCCATCTCCGCGCCCGGCGCGGCGAGTTCGACGTCGTGCACGACAACCAGACGCTCGGATACGGGTTGTTGGGCGATGTGGGCGCCCCCTTGGTGACCACCATCCACCACCCCATCACCGTCGACCGGCAGTTGGAGCTGGACGCCGCCGAGAACTGGCGGCAGCGGCTGTCCAAGCGCCGCTGGTACGCCTTCACCCGCATGCAGAAGCGCGTCGCGCGCCGCCTGCCCTCGGTCCTCACCGTCTCCGGCACCTCCCGCCAGGAGATCGTCGACCACCTCGGCGTACGGGACGACCGCATACACGTGGTGCACATCGGCGCGGACACCGACCTCTTCTCGCCGGACCCGACGGTGCCTGTCGTGCCCGGCCGGATCGTGACGACGTCCAGCGCGGACGTCCCCCTCAAGGGCCTTGTGTTCCTCGTCGAGGCACTCGCCAAGGTGCGCACCGAGCACGCGTACGCCCACCTCGTGGTCGTCGGCAAGCGGCCCACGGAGGGGCCCGTCGCCCAGGCCATCGAGCGGTACGGCCTCGACGGCGCCGTCGAGTTCGTGAAGGGCATCTCCGACGCCGAACTGGTCGACCTGGTCCGCTCCGCGGAGGTCGCCTGCGTCCCGTCCCTGTACGAGGGCTTCTCCCTCCCGGCGGCCGAGGCGATGGCCACGGGCACGCCCCTGGTCGCGACAACCGGCGGCGCCATCCCGGAGGTCGCCGGCCGCGACGGCGAGACATGTCTGGCGGTGCCGCCGGGCGACCCGGGCGCGCTGGCCGCGGGGCTGAGCCGGCTGCTGGGCGATCCGCAGCTGAGGGTGCGGCTCGGCCGCGCCGGGCGTGAGCGGGTGCTACGGCACTTCACCTGGGCCCGGGCCGCCGAGGGCACGGTGGCCAGGTACCGCGAGGCCATCGCCGGCCCCGTCGGCGAGACTCCCCGCCGCCCCGCGGCCCCGGAACCAAGCGTGGCCGACCAGCCGACGGCCGTGGAAGAACTAGCCGCCCCCCATCCCGAAAGCAGGGCCACGTGCTGA
- a CDS encoding TetR family transcriptional regulator: MPAQAKVAKVEASTSQPASPPLTERQEARRRRILHASAQLASRGGFDAVQMREVAESSQVALGTLYRYFPSKIHLLVATMQDQLEHMHGTLRKKPPTGDTAAQRVAETLMRAFRALQREPHLADAMVRALTFADRSVSPEVDQVSRQTTVIILDAIGLENPTPEQLSAVRVIEHTWHSALITWLSGRASIAQVKIDIETVCRLIDLTDPAAGSASGD, translated from the coding sequence ATGCCAGCGCAAGCGAAGGTGGCCAAGGTGGAAGCAAGTACCTCGCAGCCGGCCTCCCCGCCCCTCACGGAGCGGCAGGAGGCGCGCCGTAGGCGCATCCTGCACGCGAGTGCGCAGCTGGCCAGCCGGGGCGGTTTCGACGCCGTGCAGATGCGCGAGGTCGCCGAGTCCTCGCAGGTGGCCCTGGGCACCCTCTACCGCTACTTCCCGTCCAAGATCCATCTGCTGGTCGCCACGATGCAGGACCAGTTGGAGCACATGCACGGGACGCTGCGGAAGAAGCCGCCGACGGGTGACACGGCGGCGCAGCGGGTCGCGGAGACCCTGATGCGGGCCTTCCGTGCGCTGCAGCGCGAGCCGCATCTGGCCGACGCGATGGTCCGCGCCCTCACCTTCGCCGACCGCAGCGTCTCGCCCGAGGTCGACCAGGTCTCCCGCCAGACCACGGTGATCATCCTGGACGCGATCGGCCTGGAGAACCCCACGCCCGAGCAGCTGTCGGCGGTCCGCGTCATCGAGCACACCTGGCACTCGGCCCTGATCACCTGGCTCTCCGGCCGCGCCTCCATCGCCCAGGTCAAGATCGACATCGAGACGGTGTGCCGCCTGATCGACCTGACGGACCCGGCCGCCGGGAGTGCGTCCGGCGACTGA